One segment of Brassica napus cultivar Da-Ae chromosome C3, Da-Ae, whole genome shotgun sequence DNA contains the following:
- the LOC125584031 gene encoding uncharacterized protein LOC125584031, which produces MCFFENRCDRDSMVVKMNMAWWMESPPPQIIFPEKPSTCPILETIIEERETEEDDQEHDKEDV; this is translated from the coding sequence ATGTGTTTCTTTGAAAACCGCTGCGATAGAGATTCTATGGTGGTGAAGATGAATATGGCATGGTGGATGGAGTCGCCTCCTCCGCAGATAATTTTTCCGGAGAAACCATCTACTTGTCCGATTCTTGAAACGATTAtagaagaaagagagacagaagaAGACGATCAAGAACATGATAAAGAAGACGTTTAA
- the LOC111211085 gene encoding uncharacterized protein LOC111211085 isoform X1 → MLVTTDRHKLTFSLFLQMAPRKRVVRTQTPRVAREAEDEHVQPAVPQQAAPPIDQDALRQMVQDAARQAAQETVQQAAQEAARIAAQEVARQMAAVQQGPQIRMQQAPPVQVQHYHQVPHQPAPVQQYPQVPVQPVPGVFQVPPPPPAFPVQVPEVDETFIRVLGQMKYVSLEHFTGTTEPTVAHDWKHNLDKCLKTISCPPRLKLNIAELYLRGDASIWWDGVRLMHRGELTYDDFLYAFNKKYFPREALHEKKNDFEHLRQGAKSVREYEREFNQLRRFVGNNIDEEDLIRRFLDGMRVELRGRCSVVTYTSLEDLVEKAAVQEKCMGEEQKFSKAVQPKAGGASGSQKRPWEQTGAPRCGRCRRHHFGECFQCYNCDQFGHLAKNCRKPPRTQVATPAAAVAPAVAARNCYGCNQPGHIYRDCPRRGNAALPPPPKRPAIAPRVFTVGDPQGVEPIAGSVSVGGKSAHTLFDTGASNSFVSPRLVQSWSFRGVFEPKAKQIQTVGTEKLGALGIYHDVPVLLGGVELLGDLTEIEMSSYDVILGMDWLSRHRVILDCPKARVNIPREEGKIIFEGIQTHREIPIVSMLRAEELLESGAEGFLATISMAKEDGQQKLHDISVVAEYEDVFEPLKGPPPARADVLTIEVEPGAAPISRAPYRLAPTEMAELKKQLEELSDKGFIRPSTSPWGAPVLFVKKKDGSFRLCIDYRGLNKVTIKNKYPLPRIDELLDQLQGASWFSKIDLASGYHQIAIAEGDVRKTAFRTRYGHYEFVVMPFGLTNAPATFMKLMNDVFREHLDKCVIVFIDDILVYSRSRGEHAEHLRIVLGKLREHQLFAKLSKCSFWQKKIGFLGHVVSEAGVAVDQEKISAISEWPTPKNVTEIRSFLGLAGYYRKYVNNFASIAKPMTRLTGKDTEFDWTEECSGSFTELKRQLTHAPVLVLPRPGIPYDVYTDASGTGLGCVLMQEGQVIAYASRQLRPHEANYPTHDLELAAVVFALKIWRSYLYGEKVKIFTDHQSLKYIFTQTDLNLRQRRWMELLADYNLEITYHPGKANHVADALSRRRSDISGTKEVQELTGTLASLRLCAVTVEGEAVGLEAVEQADLLWKVRKAQDADKALCKQIEIESIGYHTASSGMFMYRNRVCVPNDELLKKEILQQAHHSRFSIHPGNTKMYKDLKRYYHWPGIKRDVASFICSVRRVRWSRPSIRCLAGYCRTCHCQSGNGTW, encoded by the exons ATGTTGGTAACCACAGATCGGCATAAGTTAACTTTTTCGCTTTTCCTTCAGATGGCGCCCAGGAAGAGAGTTGTTCGTACTCAGACTCCCAGAGTTGCTAGAGAGGCTGAGGATGAGCATGTCCAGCCCGCAGTTCCGCAGCAGGCGGCTCCGCCTATTGATCAGGATGCTTTGAGACAGATGGTTCAGGATGCGGCTAGGCAGGCTGCACAGGAGACAGTCCAGCAAGCTGCCCAGGAGGCTGCCCGAATAGCTGCTCAGGAGGTTGCCAGACAGATGGCTGCAGTACAGCAGGGTCCGCAGATTCGCATGCAGCAGGCTCCACCAGTTCAGGTTCAGCATTATCATCAGGTTCCACATCAGCCGGCTCCAGTCCAGCAGTACCCTCAGGTTCCTGTTCAGCCGGTTCCAGGAGTTTTTCAGGTTCCACCACCGCCACCTGCATTCCCAGTTCAGGTGCCCGAGGTTGATGAGACATTTATCAGGGTGTTGGGACAGATGAAGTATGTGAGTTTGGAGCATTTCACTGGAACGACGGAACCTACAGTTGCACACGATTGGAAGCACAATTTGGATAAGTGTTTGAAGACCATCTCGTGCCCACCAAGGCTCAAGCTAAACATCGCTGAGTTGTATTTGCGCGGAGATGCATCAATCTGGTGGGATGGAGTGAGATTGATGCACCGTGGCGAGCtgacatatgatgattttcttTACGCGTTCAACAAGAAGTATTTTCCGAGGGAAGCTTTGCATGAGAAGAAGAATGATTTCGAGCATTTGAGGCAGGGTGCAAAGTCTGTCAGGGAGTATGAGCGGGAGTTTAACCAGCTCCGCAGATTTGTGGGTAACAACATAGATGAAGAGGATCTGATCAGGAGGTTCTTAGATGGGATGCGAGTAGAGCTTCGTGGTAGGTGCAGTGTGGTTACCTACACCAGTTTGGAGGATCTGGTAGAGAAGGCGGCTGTGCAGGAGAAATGTATGGGTGAGGAGCAGAAGTTCTCCAAAGCAGTTCAGCCTAAGGCAGGAGGGGCTTCGGGGTCGCAGAAGAGGCCTTGGGAGCAGACTGGAGCACCCCGTTGTGGGCGTTGTCGTCGCCACCATTTTGGGGAATGTTTCCAGTGCTATAATTGCGATCAGTTTGGGCATCTTGCGAAGAACTGTAGGAAGCCACCACGAACTCAGGTTGCAACACCAGCAGCAGCAGTAGCACCAGCAGTGGCAGCGAGGAACTGTTACGGCTGCAACCAGCCGGGTCACATCTACAGAGATTGTCCGAGGAGAGGCAATGCAGCGCTTCCACCACCACCGAAGCGTCCAGCCATCGCTCCACGGGTCTTTACAGTTGGAGATCCCCAAGGAGTTGAACCGATAGCGG GATCGGTTTCGGTTGGAGGAAAGTCAGCTCACACTTTATTCGACACGGGAGCCTCtaatagttttgtgagtccgcgCTTAGTCCAGTCTTGGTCTTTTCGGGGAGTCTTTGAACCGAAGGCTAAGCAGATCCAGACTGTCGGCACGGAGAAGTTGGGTGCACTTGGCATTTATCACGATGTACCAGTTCTACTTGGAGGAGTCGAGTTGCTCGGAGATTTGACGGAGATAGAGATGAGCTCCTACGATGTTATACTTGGGATGGATTGGCTGTCGCGACATCGAGTAATCTtggattgtccgaaggcaagaGTTAATATCCCtagagaagaaggaaagatcatTTTCGAGGGAATTCAGACACACCGGGAAATTCCTATCGTATCCATGTTGCGTGCAGAAGAATTATTGGAAAGTGGAGCAGAGGGATTTTTGGCAACAATTTCGATGGCTAAGGAGGACGGTCAGCAGAAGCTGCATGATATATCAGTGGTCGCCGAGTACGAGGATGTTTTTGAGCCTTTAAAAGGGCCACCACCAGCTAGAGCGGACGTTCTTACAATAGAAGTAGAGCCAGGAGCAGCACCAATTTCACGAGCTCCATACCGTCTCGCACCAACTGAGATGGCAGAGTTAAAGAAACAATTGGAGGAGCTATCTGATAAGGGGTTTATCAGGCCAAGCACGTCACCGTGGGGAGCACCAGTgttgtttgtgaagaagaaagatgggagtttcAGACTTTGTATAGATTACAGAGGTTTGAACAAAGTGACCATCAAGAATAAGTACCCGCTCCCGCGTATCGACGAGTTGTTGGACCAGTTGCAGGGAGCTTCATGGTTCTCTAAGATTGACTTGGCATCGGGATACCACCAGATTGCAATAGCTGAGGGAGATGTGCGGAAGACGGCATTCCGTACCCGTTATGGACATTACGAGTTtgtggtgatgccatttgggTTGACAAACGCACCAGCCACGTTCATGAAGCTTATGAATGATGTATTTCGTGAGCACTTGGATAAGTGTGTGATCGTTTTCATAGATGACATCTTGGTTTACTCTCGGAGTAGAGGAGAGCATGCTGAACATTTGCGGATTGTGTTGGGTAAGCTTCGGGAACATCAGTTATTTGCCAAGCTGAGCAagtgtagcttttggcagaagaAGATTGGATTTTTGGGTCACGTGGTTTCAGAAGCGGGAGTTGCCGTAGATCAGGAGAAGATTAGCGCCATTTCAGAGTGGCCGACACCTAAGAATGTGACGGAGATCCGCAGTTTTCTCGGTTTGGCAGGATACTACAGAAAGTATGTCAACAATTTTGCTAGCATTGCAAAGCCAATGACACGACTAACAGGAAAAGACACCGAGTTTGATTGGACAGAGGAATGTTCGGGGAGTTTCACTGAGTTGAAGCGACAACTGACCCATGCGCCAGTTTTGGTACTCCCGAGGCCAGGGATACCATATGATGTTTACACAGATGCGTCAGGCACCGGATTGGGATGTGTACTGATGCAGGAAGGTCAGGTCATTGCCTATGCATCACGACAGTTGAGGCCTCACGAGGCCAATTATCCTACTCATGATTTGGAGTTGGCAGCAGttgtatttgcattaaaaatcTGGAGGTCATACTTGTATGGAGAGAAGGTGAAGATTTTCACGGACCACCAGAGTCTGAAGTACATATTTACGCAAACGGACTTGAATTTGAGGCAGCGTAGATGGATGGAGTTGTTAGCAGACTACAATTTGGAGATCACATATCACCCGGGAAAAGCCAATCATGTGGCGGATGCCTTGAGTAGGCGCAGAAGCGATATATCGGGAACCAAAGAGGTCCAGGAGCTTACTGGGACACTTGCTAGTCTAAGATTATGTGCAGTTACTGTAGAGGGAGAGGCAGTTGGCCTCGAGGCTGTGGAGCAAGCAGATTTGTTATGGAAAGTGCGTAAGGCTCAGGATGCAGATAAGGCTTTGTGTAAGCAGATCGAGATTGAGAGTATTGGATATCATACAGCTTCGAGTGGGATGTTCATGTATCGGAACCGGGTTTGTGTGCCTAATGATGAGTTGTTAAAAAAGGAAATCTTGCAGCAGGCACACCACTCGCGTTTCTCTATTCATCCAGGAAACACCAAGATGTACAAGGATCTCAAGCGTTATTATCATTGGCCTGGCATAAAGAGGGATGTTGCTTCATTTATATGCAGTGTCAGACGTGTCAGATGGTCAAGGCCGAGCATCAGGTGCCTAGCGGGTTATTGCAGAACCTGCCATTGCCAGAGTGGAAATGGGACATGGTaa
- the LOC111211085 gene encoding uncharacterized protein LOC111211085 isoform X2: MAPRKRVVRTQTPRVAREAEDEHVQPAVPQQAAPPIDQDALRQMVQDAARQAAQETVQQAAQEAARIAAQEVARQMAAVQQGPQIRMQQAPPVQVQHYHQVPHQPAPVQQYPQVPVQPVPGVFQVPPPPPAFPVQVPEVDETFIRVLGQMKYVSLEHFTGTTEPTVAHDWKHNLDKCLKTISCPPRLKLNIAELYLRGDASIWWDGVRLMHRGELTYDDFLYAFNKKYFPREALHEKKNDFEHLRQGAKSVREYEREFNQLRRFVGNNIDEEDLIRRFLDGMRVELRGRCSVVTYTSLEDLVEKAAVQEKCMGEEQKFSKAVQPKAGGASGSQKRPWEQTGAPRCGRCRRHHFGECFQCYNCDQFGHLAKNCRKPPRTQVATPAAAVAPAVAARNCYGCNQPGHIYRDCPRRGNAALPPPPKRPAIAPRVFTVGDPQGVEPIAGSVSVGGKSAHTLFDTGASNSFVSPRLVQSWSFRGVFEPKAKQIQTVGTEKLGALGIYHDVPVLLGGVELLGDLTEIEMSSYDVILGMDWLSRHRVILDCPKARVNIPREEGKIIFEGIQTHREIPIVSMLRAEELLESGAEGFLATISMAKEDGQQKLHDISVVAEYEDVFEPLKGPPPARADVLTIEVEPGAAPISRAPYRLAPTEMAELKKQLEELSDKGFIRPSTSPWGAPVLFVKKKDGSFRLCIDYRGLNKVTIKNKYPLPRIDELLDQLQGASWFSKIDLASGYHQIAIAEGDVRKTAFRTRYGHYEFVVMPFGLTNAPATFMKLMNDVFREHLDKCVIVFIDDILVYSRSRGEHAEHLRIVLGKLREHQLFAKLSKCSFWQKKIGFLGHVVSEAGVAVDQEKISAISEWPTPKNVTEIRSFLGLAGYYRKYVNNFASIAKPMTRLTGKDTEFDWTEECSGSFTELKRQLTHAPVLVLPRPGIPYDVYTDASGTGLGCVLMQEGQVIAYASRQLRPHEANYPTHDLELAAVVFALKIWRSYLYGEKVKIFTDHQSLKYIFTQTDLNLRQRRWMELLADYNLEITYHPGKANHVADALSRRRSDISGTKEVQELTGTLASLRLCAVTVEGEAVGLEAVEQADLLWKVRKAQDADKALCKQIEIESIGYHTASSGMFMYRNRVCVPNDELLKKEILQQAHHSRFSIHPGNTKMYKDLKRYYHWPGIKRDVASFICSVRRVRWSRPSIRCLAGYCRTCHCQSGNGTW, encoded by the exons ATGGCGCCCAGGAAGAGAGTTGTTCGTACTCAGACTCCCAGAGTTGCTAGAGAGGCTGAGGATGAGCATGTCCAGCCCGCAGTTCCGCAGCAGGCGGCTCCGCCTATTGATCAGGATGCTTTGAGACAGATGGTTCAGGATGCGGCTAGGCAGGCTGCACAGGAGACAGTCCAGCAAGCTGCCCAGGAGGCTGCCCGAATAGCTGCTCAGGAGGTTGCCAGACAGATGGCTGCAGTACAGCAGGGTCCGCAGATTCGCATGCAGCAGGCTCCACCAGTTCAGGTTCAGCATTATCATCAGGTTCCACATCAGCCGGCTCCAGTCCAGCAGTACCCTCAGGTTCCTGTTCAGCCGGTTCCAGGAGTTTTTCAGGTTCCACCACCGCCACCTGCATTCCCAGTTCAGGTGCCCGAGGTTGATGAGACATTTATCAGGGTGTTGGGACAGATGAAGTATGTGAGTTTGGAGCATTTCACTGGAACGACGGAACCTACAGTTGCACACGATTGGAAGCACAATTTGGATAAGTGTTTGAAGACCATCTCGTGCCCACCAAGGCTCAAGCTAAACATCGCTGAGTTGTATTTGCGCGGAGATGCATCAATCTGGTGGGATGGAGTGAGATTGATGCACCGTGGCGAGCtgacatatgatgattttcttTACGCGTTCAACAAGAAGTATTTTCCGAGGGAAGCTTTGCATGAGAAGAAGAATGATTTCGAGCATTTGAGGCAGGGTGCAAAGTCTGTCAGGGAGTATGAGCGGGAGTTTAACCAGCTCCGCAGATTTGTGGGTAACAACATAGATGAAGAGGATCTGATCAGGAGGTTCTTAGATGGGATGCGAGTAGAGCTTCGTGGTAGGTGCAGTGTGGTTACCTACACCAGTTTGGAGGATCTGGTAGAGAAGGCGGCTGTGCAGGAGAAATGTATGGGTGAGGAGCAGAAGTTCTCCAAAGCAGTTCAGCCTAAGGCAGGAGGGGCTTCGGGGTCGCAGAAGAGGCCTTGGGAGCAGACTGGAGCACCCCGTTGTGGGCGTTGTCGTCGCCACCATTTTGGGGAATGTTTCCAGTGCTATAATTGCGATCAGTTTGGGCATCTTGCGAAGAACTGTAGGAAGCCACCACGAACTCAGGTTGCAACACCAGCAGCAGCAGTAGCACCAGCAGTGGCAGCGAGGAACTGTTACGGCTGCAACCAGCCGGGTCACATCTACAGAGATTGTCCGAGGAGAGGCAATGCAGCGCTTCCACCACCACCGAAGCGTCCAGCCATCGCTCCACGGGTCTTTACAGTTGGAGATCCCCAAGGAGTTGAACCGATAGCGG GATCGGTTTCGGTTGGAGGAAAGTCAGCTCACACTTTATTCGACACGGGAGCCTCtaatagttttgtgagtccgcgCTTAGTCCAGTCTTGGTCTTTTCGGGGAGTCTTTGAACCGAAGGCTAAGCAGATCCAGACTGTCGGCACGGAGAAGTTGGGTGCACTTGGCATTTATCACGATGTACCAGTTCTACTTGGAGGAGTCGAGTTGCTCGGAGATTTGACGGAGATAGAGATGAGCTCCTACGATGTTATACTTGGGATGGATTGGCTGTCGCGACATCGAGTAATCTtggattgtccgaaggcaagaGTTAATATCCCtagagaagaaggaaagatcatTTTCGAGGGAATTCAGACACACCGGGAAATTCCTATCGTATCCATGTTGCGTGCAGAAGAATTATTGGAAAGTGGAGCAGAGGGATTTTTGGCAACAATTTCGATGGCTAAGGAGGACGGTCAGCAGAAGCTGCATGATATATCAGTGGTCGCCGAGTACGAGGATGTTTTTGAGCCTTTAAAAGGGCCACCACCAGCTAGAGCGGACGTTCTTACAATAGAAGTAGAGCCAGGAGCAGCACCAATTTCACGAGCTCCATACCGTCTCGCACCAACTGAGATGGCAGAGTTAAAGAAACAATTGGAGGAGCTATCTGATAAGGGGTTTATCAGGCCAAGCACGTCACCGTGGGGAGCACCAGTgttgtttgtgaagaagaaagatgggagtttcAGACTTTGTATAGATTACAGAGGTTTGAACAAAGTGACCATCAAGAATAAGTACCCGCTCCCGCGTATCGACGAGTTGTTGGACCAGTTGCAGGGAGCTTCATGGTTCTCTAAGATTGACTTGGCATCGGGATACCACCAGATTGCAATAGCTGAGGGAGATGTGCGGAAGACGGCATTCCGTACCCGTTATGGACATTACGAGTTtgtggtgatgccatttgggTTGACAAACGCACCAGCCACGTTCATGAAGCTTATGAATGATGTATTTCGTGAGCACTTGGATAAGTGTGTGATCGTTTTCATAGATGACATCTTGGTTTACTCTCGGAGTAGAGGAGAGCATGCTGAACATTTGCGGATTGTGTTGGGTAAGCTTCGGGAACATCAGTTATTTGCCAAGCTGAGCAagtgtagcttttggcagaagaAGATTGGATTTTTGGGTCACGTGGTTTCAGAAGCGGGAGTTGCCGTAGATCAGGAGAAGATTAGCGCCATTTCAGAGTGGCCGACACCTAAGAATGTGACGGAGATCCGCAGTTTTCTCGGTTTGGCAGGATACTACAGAAAGTATGTCAACAATTTTGCTAGCATTGCAAAGCCAATGACACGACTAACAGGAAAAGACACCGAGTTTGATTGGACAGAGGAATGTTCGGGGAGTTTCACTGAGTTGAAGCGACAACTGACCCATGCGCCAGTTTTGGTACTCCCGAGGCCAGGGATACCATATGATGTTTACACAGATGCGTCAGGCACCGGATTGGGATGTGTACTGATGCAGGAAGGTCAGGTCATTGCCTATGCATCACGACAGTTGAGGCCTCACGAGGCCAATTATCCTACTCATGATTTGGAGTTGGCAGCAGttgtatttgcattaaaaatcTGGAGGTCATACTTGTATGGAGAGAAGGTGAAGATTTTCACGGACCACCAGAGTCTGAAGTACATATTTACGCAAACGGACTTGAATTTGAGGCAGCGTAGATGGATGGAGTTGTTAGCAGACTACAATTTGGAGATCACATATCACCCGGGAAAAGCCAATCATGTGGCGGATGCCTTGAGTAGGCGCAGAAGCGATATATCGGGAACCAAAGAGGTCCAGGAGCTTACTGGGACACTTGCTAGTCTAAGATTATGTGCAGTTACTGTAGAGGGAGAGGCAGTTGGCCTCGAGGCTGTGGAGCAAGCAGATTTGTTATGGAAAGTGCGTAAGGCTCAGGATGCAGATAAGGCTTTGTGTAAGCAGATCGAGATTGAGAGTATTGGATATCATACAGCTTCGAGTGGGATGTTCATGTATCGGAACCGGGTTTGTGTGCCTAATGATGAGTTGTTAAAAAAGGAAATCTTGCAGCAGGCACACCACTCGCGTTTCTCTATTCATCCAGGAAACACCAAGATGTACAAGGATCTCAAGCGTTATTATCATTGGCCTGGCATAAAGAGGGATGTTGCTTCATTTATATGCAGTGTCAGACGTGTCAGATGGTCAAGGCCGAGCATCAGGTGCCTAGCGGGTTATTGCAGAACCTGCCATTGCCAGAGTGGAAATGGGACATGGTaa
- the LOC125584029 gene encoding zinc finger protein JACKDAW-like — protein sequence MQMIPGDPFSISSSMGGFVHQEQHIHHLQQHIPELNPNSNPNPSAKPNSSSAKKKRNQPGTPDPDADVIALSPTTLMATNRFVCEICNKGFQRDQNLQLHRRGHNLPWKLKQRSNKEVIKKKVYICPIKTCVHHDSSRALGDLTGIKKHYSRKHGEKKYKCEKCSKKYAVQSDWKAHAKTCGTREYKCDCGTLFSRKDSFITHRAFCDALTEEGARMSSLSNNPAISTTTSLNFANDSHVINNPNLPHGFVHRGVHHPDINAAISQFGLGFGHDLSAMHTQGSSEMVQMASTGNHHLFPLSSSSFLSDFSDHHYNQQFEIPTTSTNPNLTLSSSSTSQQTSASLPSLHQQHQTLKDSSFSPLFSSSSDKKQNKPLSPMSATALLQKAAQMGSTRSNSTTVPSLFTGPTMTSSSFAASPPPRSSSPMMIQQQLNNFNHNLAPPTSGVTTSSVDNNNPFQSNRSGLNPAQQIGLTRDFLGVSNENHPHQTGRHPFWPQELARFAPLG from the exons ATGCAGATGATTCCAGGAGATCCATTTTCTATTTCATCTTCCATGGGAGGCTTTGTCCATCAAGAACAGCATATTCATCATCTTCAGCAGCACATCCCTGAACTTAACCCTAATTCCAACCCAAACCCTAGTGCAAAACCAAATTCGTCATCAGccaagaagaagagaaatcaACCTGGCACCCCAG ATCCAGATGCGGATGTCATCGCTCTATCGCCAACAACCCTCATGGCGACAAACAGATTCGTCTGCGAGATCTGCAACAAAGGGTTTCAAAGGGATCAGAACTTACAACTCCATCGCCGTGGCCACAACCTTCCATGGAAGCTGAAGCAACGGTCCAACAAAGAGGTGATAAAGAAGAAAGTATACATATGTCCTATCAAGACTTGTGTTCACCATGATTCCTCTAGGGCCCTTGGAGATCTCACTGGGATCAAGAAGCACTATAGCCGCAAGCACGGGGAAAAGAAGTATAAGTGCGAAAAATGTTCTAAGAAATATGCTGTTCAATCTGATTGGAAGGCGCACGCGAAAACTTGTGGCACTCGTGAGTATAAGTGCGACTGTGGCACGTTGTTCTCCAG GAAAGATAGTTTCATCACACACAGAGCGTTCTGCGACGCATTAACAGAAGAAGGGGCGAGAATGAGCTCACTTAGTAATAATCCGGCGATCTCTACAACAACGAGTCTTAATTTTGCAAATGATTCACATGTTATAAATAATCCAAATCTTCCCCATGGATTTGTCCACCGAGGAGTTCATCATCCAGACATTAATGCAGCTATCTCTCaatttggtttagggtttggacaTGACCTAAGCGCAATGCATACGCAAG GTTCATCCGAAATGGTACAAATGGCCTCCACCGGGAACCACCACCTCTTCCCCTTGTCTTCGTCATCATTCCTCTCTGATTTCTCCGACCACCACTACAACCAACAGTTCGAAATCCCCACGACTtccacaaaccctaatctcacCTTATCATCATCCTCAACATCACAACAAACCTCAGCTTCACTCCCATCACTACATCAACAACACCAAACCCTGAAAGACTCTTCTTTCTCCCcactcttctcctcctcctccgacaaaaaacaaaacaagccTCTTTCTCCAATGTCTGCCACTGCTCTCTTGCAAAAAGCTGCACAAATGGGATCCACTAGAAGCAACTCCACCACCGTTCCGTCCTTATTCACCGGCCCAACAATGACTTCATCCTCGTTCGccgcttctcctcctcctcgatCATCTTCTCCAATGATGATCCAACAACAACTCAACAACTTCAACCACAATCTTGCTCCTCCTACCAGTGGTGTAACCACGAGTAGTGTCGATAATAATAATCCATTTCAATCAAACCGGTCAGGTCTAAACCCGGCTCAACAGATAGGTTTAACCCGTGATTTTCTTGGAGTGAGCAACGAGAATCACCCTCACCAAACGGGTCGCCATCCGTTTTGGCCTCAAGAACTCGCAAGGTTTGCTCCATTGGGTTGA
- the LOC106428797 gene encoding fasciclin-like arabinogalactan protein 11 — translation MAISRTFMSFNLFIFFLVIATTNGQAPVPTPSGPTNITAVLEKAGQYTMFIRLLKSTQAADQINTQLNSSSSQGLTVFAPTDNAFSSLKSGTLNSLSDQQKVQLVQFHVLPTLLTMPQFQTVSNPLRTQAGDGQNGKFPLNITSSGNQVNITTGVVSATVANSVYSDKQLAVYQVDQVLLPLAMFGSSSAAPAPAPEKGGSVTTGSASGSDGGGDSTDSSDAERTYGIFATVAAIAASSLWI, via the coding sequence atggcTATATCAAGAACATTCATGTCCTTtaatctcttcatcttcttcctcgttaTTGCTACAACCAATGGTCAGGCTCCAGTTCCAACCCCTTCAGGTCCAACCAACATAACCGCAGTCCTAGAAAAAGCCGGTCAATACACAATGTTCATAAGACTCCTCAAGAGCACCCAAGCCGCAGACCAAATCAACACTCAGCTCAATTCTTCCTCGAGCCAAGGCCTAACCGTGTTTGCCCCGACCGATAACGCCTTTAGCAGCCTCAAATCCGGAACCTTAAACTCACTATCCGACCAGCAAAAAGTTCAGCTTGTTCAGTTCCATGTCCTTCCTACACTCTTAACCATGCCTCAGTTTCAAACTGTTAGTAACCCCTTACGCACGCAAGCTGGTGATGGACAAAACGGTAAGTTCCCTCTTAACATCACGAGCTCCGGTAACCAAGTCAACATCACCACCGGAGTTGTGAGCGCCACCGTGGCTAACTCCGTTTACAGCGATAAGCAGCTCGCCGTGTACCAAGTGGATCAAGTTTTGCTGCCATTAGCAATGTTTGGTTCAAGCTCGGCGGCTCCTGCTCCGGCGCCTGAGAAAGGCGGCTCGGTTACGACAGGTTCAGCTTCCGGTAGCGACGGTGGAGGAGATTCTACTGATTCATCTGATGCAGAGAGGACCTACGGGATATTCGCCACCGTGGCAGCCATTGCTGCTTCTTCTCTGTGGATATaa
- the LOC125584030 gene encoding uncharacterized protein LOC125584030, which yields MARTMIGPLEVLPAILVFPLRVSASPSLGTIYEEKDDEKFIQPEIKAREL from the coding sequence atggcGAGGACGATGATCGGACCTTTGGAAGTCCTACCGGCGATTCTTGTTTTCCCTTTGAGGGTCTCAGCTTCGCCTTCTTTGGGGACGATATATGAGGAGAAAGATGATGAAAAATTCATTCAACCCGAGATCAAGGCTCGAGAGTTGTAG